The sequence TAGATATAAACCAATTTAGATGAAGGATAAAATCAACTTTTTTTAGCTGAATTATGTACCAAATGAACCGTTAAAAATAATTCATTTATCAATAGTTTgtgtacaaaaatattttttactcaTCAACTCCCTCCAAAAATGAAATTTATCGATCCAAACACAActgaaaataacttaaataataagATGGAAAATTTCAAACGCCATGGATTTGAAGATTTTTCAAACAGGTAGTGACTACCACTAAGAGTTTCATATCCTCTTCCCAACATAAAATCAGTAGCAAATTATAGGAGATGTATCAAGCAGTTGCAGCTTTCTTCTTTTCCTCTTCGATTCGTTGCAACTCAATCAATTTTTCTGCCCAAGCTCTGTCTCTGGCTACTGCAGCCATCTTCCGCTCCACCCGTTTCATGAGTTTTTTCTTTGTAGCCTCTTGCAACTGAGCTTTCCGTTTCCTTTTCTCAGACTGCATGGGGATAAAATACAGATTTACATCCGAACCGGGCACAACCAGTCAAGACTAATTAACTTGAACGATCTGAAGAATTGGGCACTCCTAATACCAGAAGAGCGCATGTAGTACAAACCAAGACAAAGTACAGCATAGCAGCTGACATGATAATCTCGAAGAATACAAGTAGTTCTATAAAACCTGATAGTAAAATTTTCTGCGGAGCCCGAGGACAAGAAATTCAAATGTTCAATTCTTGATAGTATCTCATATATAAGTCAACACTTCGAACTCAAACTCGGGTTAAAATGATGACATATGGGGCTTAGTTCATTGGTTCTTTTATGATCATTCCTCAGCTCCAGCTTGAAAAGCACACAACAAATTGCACCATGCACTACTACTAGATGAAGGCAAGTCTGAAACATTTTGCATTTTTTATAGTGTATACGTACCAAAATATATCACATATGTTCTGATGTTCAGCATTGTAAATTGATCGCACGATCATATTTAGTTCACATGTTGGTTCATTTAAAGTCAAACATGCAAAAATTAATGTTCAAGTCAATTCGTACTTGAGGTCAACTTGCAAAGGCAGCTCAACTCCAACTCATCAAGAGACCCTAAAGCCTGCATAGGTTCAGTTGCTTCAAGATGATAGCAAACCAAACTCACATGATTCTTTAATTGCCAAACATAATGTAGGCACAAGCAAAATTGACATCAGTTCTACATGATATTTTCTAATGAAAAAAAGGTTTCTCCCCACTACAGTCCGTGTTTGTTGGCAAGCAACAAATGTCTCTAATGTACTATATGACACGACAATCCAATCCCAACACTTGAACCACCACACAAGAGCTTTAGATTTCGGTGAGTTTTAAATTAGTGTAACTATTCAAAGGGGTTtagataaaacattaaaacccACCCATTATCTTCTTGATATTGTGTAAACCCCAGAACCTAGATAAGGACATCCCAAGATTTTAAGGATAAAGTGCATTTGATTTCTAGTAATCCTAAAACCTACTCAGAAAAATCAACATAAAACGAAATGAAGGAATCGCGAGAAGAACAAGAATTGACACGCAATACCATAATAAATGCACGACGCTGTTTGATTCTCTTCTTCTCATTCCTTCTCTTCACACTTCCCTGATTCGGTTGGTTGGCAAGTATAGGCTCTCCAGGCACACATTTCACCCATGCATACGGCCCTAACAAATTTCCCCAGTAACAAATTATCGATTGCATTTTACCTTTGATTAACATCTGATCCCATTGTAAAATACTAAGAGCATAAAATGAGGTTAAAAGTTTCATTAATCGAACCTGGGGGCTTCAAGCTTGCTCTTTTGCGTCGAGGTTTATCCATGGGTCTGCGTTTGGGGTATCGGGTCTCGGTGAGGCTGTGGAAGGCTGAGGACGGTGGAATCCACGGGAGATTGCGGTGGAGGGGGGAGAAGATGCGGCGGAGCTCCGGCGATGATATGGTGGAGAAGGTTGATTGGGAGATGCGTGATGCGGGTGAGAGGATTCGGGTAACGGGTCGGATCATGGATCTTAGGGCTCCGAAACCCATAGCTCTGAGCTGAATTTCTCGCGCTTGTGAGGAGCTCAACTTCGACGGCTTAAACGAGAAATGTTGATGTAAGATGCAATACGACGTCGTATACCAATAGtaaaactaataataataatatataaaaaaacttatgtgttgaaaatatattatattatattagaattgttgaaaattgagttgtattattttgaaaattagtgtgtgatgatgtagatgatgatgatttaatttttggactaatctctcattgagatctataaataggtctctccatttgtgtagaaaaacacaatttgagagaataaatttaaagtgtggagtttgagaatattttgagtttttgagttttataaattttacttttcacaacacgttatcagcacgatcgctcgaaggttctctataatttccgatgctccaaaatacaagaagaagtcaaaaatattcaacaagtaagaatttttattttactatttatatatttttattgtgtatatattaatatataatatcatgttatgaattttttaaaaaacttgttataaatcctatgaggatgttaagacgacatcccacattcccggtaagggatacgacaagtataaaagtctctaaggtttttaaaacattataatcatatttgtataatgtcatgttattatataaaaggttgtatatgacaccgatcttataataatgtgatatgatatacataattatttaattatgattatcattatatgcattgtatcattatcacaaatttttattcaacacatactcgatttttctttacccccaacggtcacaaacggctagtttttgacCTATAAATatttcactcaaactcattttcaatcacaccaaaattcattcttcatctcaaaacattttctcctcggttttttttttcgaaaaagaagaagatggagtttttggcttttctaaggatatttttcataacgattatgatcatcatgctcacgagttttgtactcaccagcgattttccaccacatgctttttctctatttgtacacttacttgtactcatcgtttatccattattttgtattgtcatattaatggaaattaactaataaaatgcattgttatttttctagtatcaccatgtcaaacttggcaaagcttgaattcgttgcATTCGATATCactgaaaaaaattatatgtcatggactcttGATGAAGTCCTCATGGTATGGCTcattatgcagcattgtatgggaggagatgcagatttCCTGTGTATTGGGATGAGGTCGGCGAGAGGAtcttacttggtcctgagatcgtacagtagacagctgacattgtgactcagattcgggatcgtatgagaactgctcagagtcgttagaagagttatgcagatactcgacgacgagatttggagttcgcagtaggtgatcacgtgtttttgagagtgtcacctatgaagggagtagtgcgatttggccggagaggcaagcttaaccctagatatatagggccattcgagatcttggagagagttggcatgttggcctaccgtttagctctaccaccagggctagcggcagtgcacaatgtattccatgtatccatgcttcggagatacatctcaaACCCATCACAtatgttggattttgagcctcttcagttgacaccggagttagcatttgaggagaggcctatacggatcttggctagggaggagcgcagattgaggacgcgggtcataccgatggtcagagtctagtggctgaatcattcggaggaggaagctacttgggagaccgaggcagacatgaggactcgctacccagagttgttcgggtaagtactttaatttcgaggacgaaattcaaattaaggggggaagaattgtaacacccagtatttttagtacgtaaattcgcatgcataattagggattttatttatttagaattttagattatgggttaaatagttatgtgaaattatttgtgcatgttttaagttatttttttttagcatttaacccataattagtgatttttcatgatttatggaaatttaattgttttgatcgcgtagacgggaccgtggacggacgagataccaaaatatttagccaaaaatattttatgagttttatgagccttaaaataatattttaaggtattttgtcaagaaaattttaatatttaattatatatttatttaagggttgaattttagccaaaataagtcattttaatgacttttattaaattttaaaaatttcctattatattatttcgggatttatactTTGATATcagattgttattattattttaagagttttaaagatAAAGTTAaggtataatttatttatattgagtaatatctattattaacttattatctaccaaaaattcaaacctaaaAATCTATTTCTACCCTACACAAATCTCCATAAGCCTACACCATCTCCTTCTACCCCCATCCTCACGTTTTATCAGAAAACCAAGCCCTCATAACCGAGTTCTTCAAGGAAAAATTGAGAGTTGGTCGTTGGTTCGTCGTCCGGGTGTCGTACACGCGATAATCTTCATATTTAATCataaggcatgtttaattccttccttgaacaccatataagctattattctGTTCATGTcagattttttatttgaatgttTATGGTTTGGTTCGAATTAAATTCAGAATTTTTAGGTGAGAACTCGTTTGACACATGGTTGTTGCACTTTTCATGCTCATCCTCACGTTTCTTGTTGTTGGgcgtgcatggctgctggtccaCGGTTCAGAGGgggtcttagggtccctaggatgGGTTTTGGCTCGATGGTTAGGGCTGGAGTCGGCTGGTGAAGGGCTGGGTTTAAGGTTGGTCAAGGctgcgcaggtttagggtttaATGGAAGAAGGCTTCGGCTGGTCAGGCTAGGCTAGCCGAGCCATGGTATGGTTCAAACCGgtaggaccctgggaaggtcctgccagCGGCTCTCCGGCCGGCCATGGCCGGAGcaaggcggcagcagccctggagggactgctgctcgcggccgaggggAAAAGGgaaaggggggatcgggttgggctaTGGGTGGGGGTTGGGTCGGGTCCTGGGGGTCTGGGTCGGTagccgggtcgggtcaggttgttcgggtccgggttcggtgggtcgggcttgggtattttaatttctaagtatttaatagtttaggtgtattttgggctttattaattagttagaaaattatttgggcctctaaataattttatttgggctttaaataatttatttaagttagcccaatgatttttatgggcttggaagcccatgagaatttttgggccagtcagtggatttttgggccagtctagagttttattgggtttaattaagttaatgggcttaaatatttttatttaggcccaattaagttaaattaagttatttgggctaagatatgattattgggcttttatttaagtttaatgggcttagagtgagtgaccagcagtctggaccaacccatgaaaaataaataagtccgaaatatatatttaattatttttatgcataaagtctattttaagtataagtatattatactatgaaaaattaattaaatatatattacggacatattttcagtgcatgcattcatgaaataattttatggcatgatttaatgtttaaagttgagctagaaaataatttttatgttggaagttgaagtagtgtgacaatttaagggggaccagtctccacatgttaagggcagtttactgtcaatttaagggtagtttactaccattaagaggtgattcgttaccgtcgcgtacgttggttttaagagactgatcagtcgaacttttaagtttaaggttacactacggatatgaccatgcgatgttagaaaatgttatgctcaacaatgttatgtatgtattatatgattatatctaagatcaagtttaagcaagattttcagtcatgattcatgatttttaagcatgctcattcatgtatatgatatgtattaatgtaattatgtgatgtattatttttaatcttgttataaaggattagacatgttgagtctttaggctcactacacttatatggtgcaggtgagtacgtagaggaagatgtagttcctacctgtggtgaggacgtatgagcggacgcGCAGTGATTCCCCGTGACCGCCGGCTGAGTTTTTAtggatatttttaagaatttttaaaaaactctatttcttttatgtttgtcagtggtgaattttagtactatttttattaaataatttttattgcatgcaaacttttaagtggattgtttgacagtattctatttaagtttgactcagttatttaagtaagaatgttgcattttatttatattatttttaaatctgtttattttgtgcatatatgtatgggcatgtatgtacatctattttacttagtattattttaaaaaaaaaatccggatatattattttagtatgtttgggtcgtttcagaaagatttgagcatataagggaagtgatactcccgaccgcccgtgatgaatggaatacgttgagattccaagactttaaaaaagtcagtgattattgcgatgtatcgaatagtctcgcaattaaaattctgtggacttgaagtcacaaagatgaaaatgcttgagaaaacattttccacttttcacgcatcgaatataactctacaacaacagtatagagtgcgtggattttcgagatattccgaactaatcgcatgtcttcttgtggcggaaaagaacaacgaattgttagtaagaaatcatcaatcccgacccactggatcaacggcatttcctgaagcaaatgtcgtaatgaaaaatgaaaacaaaaatcaaaggaataaaccagattttggtcgtggacgaggtcgaggacatgggcgtggacgtggacgtggatGTAGAAATGACCGTGGTCGTGAACGCGatcgtggatatgaaaataatcgagatagttatttcagtaactcatctcaaaagagcgTCACGCACCACCCactaaaaaggcagcatgaaaacatgagtgaaaataaaaatcactcaaaaagaaccgagagtgtttgttatagatgtggcactccgggACATTGGTCACGAACTTGTCGAGCCCCCGAGCACctttgtaagctctataaagaatcgataaaggggaaaggaaaagagaccaattttgttgaaaatagtgaccatttaattggttcaactagtttcagtgctgcagattttttgaatgatttcgaagacattgattaaaagattggtgggactagattgtaacaaatttgtatttttcatgcatttttgtattataaagcatgttatattttacatttgtattgtacttaatttttttttattacatttttgtgaagtttgatatatgctatgagcaaacatggaagtaatatcatgaaaatttgcatactggatagtggtacaacgcacactattctgcgagatgaaagatatttcttagaactaaaaccaacaaaaacaatggtgaatacaatatcaggtcctgtagacttgattgaaggttttgGTAAAGCgaaatttttgttacctaatggtacaaaatttttgataaatgatgctttatattcaccacgatcgaaaagaaatttgttgagttttaatgacatatattctcatgggtatgatactgagacaatgactgatggaaatcagaaatatatatgtcttaccacatataagtcAGGAAAGAAAGTTGTAGTTGAAAAACtaccaatgctccctactggattgcattatacacatataagtccaattgaATCAAATATGATGATGGATAATTCATCAATATTaaaaaattggcatgatcgattgggacatcctggttcaacaatgatgcgaagaattattgaaaatacacatggtcatccactgaaagaccagaagatctttcagaataataagtttcaatgtaaagcatgttcaattggaaaacttattataagaccatcaccagctaaaatccaaactgaatcacccatatttcttgaacgtattcagggtgatatttgtgggccaattcatccaccatgtggaccatttcgatactttatggtattgatcgatgcctctagcagatggtcacatgtatgcttattgtcaactcggaatgtggcatttgcaagattgatggctcaaataataaaattgcaaaatcaatttcccgattatacaatcaagaaaataagacttgataatgctgaagaatttacatcccagactttcaatgattattgtatgtcaatgggaatcactgttgaacatcctgtagctcatgttcatacgcaaaatggattagctgaatcattgattaaacgtctacaattgattgctagaccaatgattatgaaaacaaaactccctatttctatatggggacatgcaattttacatgctgcggcattaattcgcatcagaccaagtgcatatcataaattctccacattgcaacttgcatttggtaaagaaccaaatatctctcatctaagaatttttggatgtatggtgtatgtgcctattgcaccacctcaacgataaaaaatgggtcctcaaagaaaaatcggtatttatatcggttatgatagtccatcaatcattcgatatcttgagcctcagacaggcgatgtgtttacagcacgctttgctgattgtcattttaatgaagaaatattcccagtgttagggggagaaaagaaacacatcgaaaaagaaatcacatggtatgtaccatcattgttacatttagatccaaggaccaaacaatgtgaaaaaGATGTATAGCAAATTGtacatttgcaaagaatagcaaatcaaatgccagatgcatttgcagacacaaaaggggtgacaaaatcatatatacatgttgtAATGCCCCAGCtcaaattgaaattccaaagaaacagattgaagacactcatgatgtcattaaacgcctgaagcgtggaaggccagtcggttccaaagataaaaatcctcggaaaaaaaGGCATAGAAaagcacgatgatcataaaatagaaaatggtgttccagaagaaacacctgatgatgaaaatgttctgtcagaaccacaaactgacgagaatcgtgaaatctctatcaattatattaatactggaaaaatatggaaccgaaaagacatagaagatattgatgagatattttcttataatgtggcttgtgacatcataaatgaaaatgaggatcatgaaccaaaatcttttggtgaatataaaactcgtcatgattgggccaaatggaaagatgccatccaggttgaattggattcgctgaataaacgtaatgtttttggacctatagtcctcacacctgaaggtgtaaaacctgttggatacaaatgggtttttattcgaaagcgaaatgagaaaaatgaaatagtcagatataaagctagacttgttgcacaaggtttttctcaaaggcctggaattgattatgaagaaacgtattctcctgttatggatgcaattacgtttcgatatttgattagtttggcagtgtctgaaaatttggaaatgtgtcttatggatgttgttacagcttacttatacggatcacttgatagtgatatatacatgaaaatccctgaaggatttaagatgtctgaa comes from Henckelia pumila isolate YLH828 chromosome 4, ASM3356847v2, whole genome shotgun sequence and encodes:
- the LOC140866633 gene encoding uncharacterized protein — encoded protein: MGFGALRSMIRPVTRILSPASRISQSTFSTISSPELRRIFSPLHRNLPWIPPSSAFHSLTETRYPKRRPMDKPRRKRASLKPPGPYAWVKCVPGEPILANQPNQGSVKRRNEKKRIKQRRAFIMSEKRKRKAQLQEATKKKLMKRVERKMAAVARDRAWAEKLIELQRIEEEKKKAATA